One Campylobacter sputorum genomic window, CACAGGACTTGCACAAGTTAATGGTAGAAACGCCATTTCTTGGGCTAAAAAATTTGAATATGATGTTTATTATGCTAAAAATTTAAACTTTTTTTTAGATATAAAAATAGCACTTTTAACCATAAAAAAAGTTATAATTAAAGATGGTATAAGTAAAGATGGTATGGCTACAACGGAAAAATTTAATGGGTATAACTAAAAATATTTATATATATGGCTCAAGTGGACATGGCAAAGTTGTTGCAGACATAGCAAGATCTTGCGGATATGAAAATATCATTTTTTTAGATGATGCAAGTGATAATAAATTTAATACAAACTTAGAAAAATTTGATATCATAATTGCTATAGGCGATAACAAAACTCGTCAAATATTACAAGAAAAAGTGCAAAAAAGTGGTTTTAATGTAGTAAATTTAATACATCCAAGTGCCATAATTTCGCCTAGTGTTAGGTTAAAAACAGGAATTGTAGTAATGCCAAATGTAGTAATAAATGCAGATGCTATCATTGGGAACGGAGTTATTTTAAATACAAGCTGTGTGGTTGAACATGATTGCATTATAGGAGATTTTGCTCACCTTAGCCCAAATGCAAGTCTAGCAGGCGGGGTAAAAGTTGGCAAACTTACTCATATTGCAATAGGCGCTAGTGTCATACAAAAAATTAATATAGGCGATAATACAACAATAGGAGCTGGAAGTGTTGTTGTGCGAGATATGGCTCATAATGTAGTGGCTGTTGGGATTCCAGCTAAAATTATAAAAGAAAAAATATGAAGATAATAAAAGCAAAAAAAATACTAAATTTTGAAAATGGTTTTAAGGTTTTACAAAATAAAGCCATAGCTTTTGATAAAACTATAATACAAATTGATGATTTTGAAAAACTTAAAAACAAATATAAAAACGCAATCATCATAGATTGCTCAAACGACATAATAGCACCATGCTTTAT contains:
- the pglD gene encoding UDP-N-acetylbacillosamine N-acetyltransferase — its product is MGITKNIYIYGSSGHGKVVADIARSCGYENIIFLDDASDNKFNTNLEKFDIIIAIGDNKTRQILQEKVQKSGFNVVNLIHPSAIISPSVRLKTGIVVMPNVVINADAIIGNGVILNTSCVVEHDCIIGDFAHLSPNASLAGGVKVGKLTHIAIGASVIQKINIGDNTTIGAGSVVVRDMAHNVVAVGIPAKIIKEKI